The sequence ACACGTCACCTGCGCACGCGACTGGCGGGGCTTCCTCCGAGGGGCGAGCGGCGTACTGGACTTCATGGAGGGCTCCTTCGCGAAACGTGAGCAGTAGGCGAGTTGAGAACGTGAGTCCGCGCTCACATTCTCTAGCACATGACCACTCCGAATCTCCTCCTCTCCCGGGGCCACCGCGCCCTCGTCACCGGCGCCTCGGGCGGCATCGGTGAGGCCTTCGCCCGCCTGCTCGCCGCGCGTGGCATGGACCTCGTCCTCGTGGCGCGCTCGGAGGACAAGCTCCGCGCGCTGGCCTCCGAGCTGTCCAAGGCGCATGGCATCCGCGCGGAGGTGCTGGCCACGGACCTGAGCCGGACGGATGCCCCGCGCCAGCTCCATGCCGCGTGCGAGGCGCGAGGGCTGCCGGTGGACCTGCTCATCAACAACGCGGGCTTCGGCTCCTACGGCCCCTTCGACTCGCACCCCTTCGAGCGCGAGCACGAGCAGGTGATGCTCAACGTCACCGCGCTGGTGGACCTCACCCGCCTCTTCCTGCCCGCGATGCTGTCGCGCGGAGCCGGCGGCATCATCAACGTCGCCTCCACCGCCGGCTTCCATCCCGTGCCGTACATGGCCGTGTACGCGGCGACCAAGGCCTTCGTCGTCTCCTTCACCGAGTCCCTCTGGGCGGAGACGCGCGAGCGCGGCGTCCGGGTGGTGGCCTTGAACCCCGGTCCCGTGGAGACGGGCTTCTTCGACGCGGTGGGCACGCGCGACGTGGCCGTGGGGACCATGGCCACGCCGGAGGGTGTCGCGGCGGCGGGCCTGCGCGCCCTGGAGCAGGGCCGCGTCTCCGTCATGCCGGGCTGGCGCAACCGCATCCAGTCCTCCCTGCCCCGCTTCTTCCCTCGGGGCTTCACCGTCCGCCTCATCGCTCGGATGATGAAGCCCCGGACGCCCGCGCTGCCCCCGGGCGCCGCCTCCGCCCGCGGATGAAGTTGCCGGGCCCCGGGCACCCGATTAAGATATTGACCAGTCAATAACCCAATCATGGCCCGGCCCGTCACCATCCAGGACGAAGACATTCTCAAGGCCGCGCGCGAGGTGTTCCTCGAGCGCGGCATGCGGGCGACGAGCCTGGAAATCGCCGAGCGCGCCCGCGTCTCGCCGGGCATCCTCTTCAAGCGCTTCAAGACGAAGGAGGCGCTGTTCCGCGCGGCGATGACGCCGCAGGGGGACTCCGAGCGTCTGCTGCCCATCGACCTCGAGGCGCGGGTGGGCAGGGGGAGCGTCGAGGACACGCTCGTGGAATTGGGCACGCACCTGCTGGAGCAGTTCACCAGCTTCACGCCCACGACGATGATGGCCTGGAGCAACCGCCAGGACGCGGAGCCGGGCGCGGGTGCGCATCAGCCTGTCGCCAGCGCCACGGAGCGCGCGGCGAAGCGGGTCCGCGAGGTGGCGGGCTACCTCGCCGCCGAGGCCCGGCTGGGGCGCATCCGCGAGGGCGACTTCGACATCGTCGCGCAGACGTTCATCGGTGCCCTGTGGCACCACAACTTCCTGCAGGTGATGCTCGACAAGGTGCGCAGGCAGCCCGCCGCGCAGCAGGCGTATGTCCGTGGCGTCGTGCACTCCCTCTGGGTGGGCCTGGCGCCCGCCCGCCCTTCCCGCCGCTGAAGTCCGACACGTCATCGGCATGCGCCGCTTCTTCACGCCTCATTAATGAATGACCAATCAATTACTCAGTCCACACGCAGTGCCCACGGCAAGGAGCGAGAGATGATTCTCATCACCGGAGCGACGGGAAACATCGGCAGCGAGCTGGTTCAGCAGTTGTCGGCGCGGGGAGCGCCGCTGCGCATCGTCACGCGTGACGAGCGGAAGGTGGCGCATCTGGACGCGCGCATCGAGCGCGTCATCGGCAACCTGAGTGAGCGGGACACCGTGCAGCGCGCGGTGCGGGGTGTGGAGCGCCTGTTCATGGTGACGCTCCTGACGGGTGAGGGCGACACGGCGGACCCGATGCTCATCGAGGAGGCACGCAAGGCCGGGGTTCGGCACGTGGTGAAGGTGTCGTCGCTGGGCACGGCGGGGAAGAGCCGTATGGGGCAGATGCACCGTGAGAAGGAGCAGCTCATCGAGGCGTCAGGGATGGGGTGGACGTTCCTGCGGCCGGGCTCGTTCATGTCCAACGCGCTCCAGTGGGTGGGGCCCATCCGTGCGCAGGGGAAGGTCTTCACTCCGACGGCGGACGGGAAGGTGGCACCCATCGACCCGAAGGACATCGCGGCCGTCGCGGCGGTGGCGCTCACCTCCTCCGGCCATGAGGGACAGGTTCATGAGCTGACGGGACCGGAGCTGCTGAGCGCTCATGACCAGGTGCGAATCCTGGCGGGCATTCTCGGCAGGACCCTCCAGTGCGTGGACGTGCCCGTCACGGTGGCGGGAGAGAACGTTCGCAAGTCCGGCGCGCCCGACTGGATGGTGGAGGGGCTGATGGAATTGTGGACGGCCATCCGCTCCGGCAACGGCGGCATCCTGAAGGACGGCGTGCAGCGCGTCACCGGCCGGCCGGCGCGGACCTTCGAGCAGTGGTGCCAGGAGCACCGGGGCGCGTTCTCCTGATTGGCGCGCTAGGGTCGGGCACCATGACCCGACGCTGGATTGAAGTCCGCTCGTACAACCTCAAGTCCGGGACGCGGCAGGCGTTCCATGACCTCTTCACGCGGCAAGCGCTGCCGATGCTGGAGCGATGGAGCGTCGACGTCGTCTCCGCGGGCCCGTCCCCGCAGGACGACGTGTCGTACTTCCTCATCCGCGCCTATGACAGCGTCGCCCACCGCGACCAGAGCCAGGACGCCTTCTACGGCAGCGACGAGTGGCGCCAGGGACCTCGCGAGGCCATCCTCGCCTTCATCGAGAGCTACACCTCGGTGATGCTCGAAGTCGAGGAGGCCACCATCCAGGACCTGCGGCGGACGGGCACTCCCCTGCCCGCCCACCGCGCCGCTCCGTGAGCTCTTCACGCGGGAAGCGCCGCCGATGCTGGCCCACGCGATTCACCACGAGCTGGCTCCGACTCAAGCTACGTTCGACGCCATGAGTCTCACCAAAGTCGTGTTGCTCTCCCTGGGGGCTGTGGTCCTGCTGGGAGTTGCCGTCCTCTTCATCTCCTGGAGCTTTATCTCCAGCCTCTTCACCAACAGCTACGAGATCAAGAACGGCAAGGTCCTCTACCACGTCGCGGGAATCGGCCTGTCCGAGGTCACTGGTGCCGATGCCGAGACGTTCCGGGAGATGCGGGCTGGGAATCACGGCTTCGGTGAAGACAAGCACGGCATCTACTTCCATACGCAAAGGCTGCCCGGGGTGGACCGGGACAGCTTCGTCATCCTGTCCGAGGCTTCGTACTGGTCGAAGGACAAGAACACGGTGTTCTACGGCGCCGACGTCCTTCCCGAGGTGGACGCCTCGAGATTCCGCCTGCTCAGCCCTTATTACGGAACGGACGGCAAGTCCGTGTACAGCGGCGGTCGGCTTATCGCGGGGGCTGACCCTGAAACGTTCGAGCTGGTCGGCAAGGACGGAACGATGGCCAGGGACAAGAACGCCTGGTACCGCCATGAGGAGCGCGGCCACATGAAGAACGGCACCTTCGTCAGTGACGAAGAGGAGGCCGAGGACGCGGAGAGTGACTCCCAGGCCCCGTGAGAGCCCGCCCTACCGCGTCGATGAATCCAGCATCCAGGACCTGCGACAGACGGGCACGGGCCGCTCGGGTTGGCGCGCCCTCAGCATCGGCTTGGGGAGTCAGAAGCATGGGTGCTCATGTCGGTGTCCTTCGTGGTTGTGTTTGAAAGTCCAGGTCAGACGCGGGAGATGCGGCGCAGGAAGCCGCGCACGTGGGCGGCGATGACCTCGCCGTGGTCCTCCAGCGCGAAGTGGCCGCTGTCGACCAGGTGCACCGCCGCGTTCGGCACGTCCTGCTTGAAGGCCAGCGCCCCTTCGGGAGCGAAGCCGGGGTCGTTCTTCCCCCACACCGCGAGCAGCGGCGGCTGGTGCTTGCGCAACGACGCCTGCCACTCCGGGTACGCCGCGACGTTGGTGCGGTAGTCGTAGAAGAGGTCCAGCTGCACGTCCGCAATGCCCGGCCGCTCCAGCAGCAACTGGTCCAGCAGCATCGCGTCCGGGTTGATGCGGCTCGGGTCCTTGATGCCCGTGGTGTGCTCCATCTTCCGGAACTCGCGCGTGAAGATGCCGCGCACCGCCGCCTCCGCCGCCGCGTCGTTCCGGTTCGCCCACAGCGCACGGATGGGCGCCCACAGCGGCGTCAGCCCCTGCTCGTACGCGTTGCCGTTCTGGGTGACGATTCCGGTGATGCGCTCCGGGTGCCGCGTCGCGAGCCGGAAGCCCACCGGCGCGCCGTAGTCCTGGACGTACAGCGCGTAACGCTCCAGCCCGAGCCGCTCCGTCAGCGCGTCCACCACGTCCGTGATTGCCTCGAACGTGTATGGCCACTCACCCCGGAGCGGCGCCGAGCTGTGACCGAAGCCCGGGTAGTCCGGCGCGATGAC comes from Pyxidicoccus parkwaysis and encodes:
- a CDS encoding SDR family NAD(P)-dependent oxidoreductase: MTTPNLLLSRGHRALVTGASGGIGEAFARLLAARGMDLVLVARSEDKLRALASELSKAHGIRAEVLATDLSRTDAPRQLHAACEARGLPVDLLINNAGFGSYGPFDSHPFEREHEQVMLNVTALVDLTRLFLPAMLSRGAGGIINVASTAGFHPVPYMAVYAATKAFVVSFTESLWAETRERGVRVVALNPGPVETGFFDAVGTRDVAVGTMATPEGVAAAGLRALEQGRVSVMPGWRNRIQSSLPRFFPRGFTVRLIARMMKPRTPALPPGAASARG
- a CDS encoding SDR family oxidoreductase, whose protein sequence is MILITGATGNIGSELVQQLSARGAPLRIVTRDERKVAHLDARIERVIGNLSERDTVQRAVRGVERLFMVTLLTGEGDTADPMLIEEARKAGVRHVVKVSSLGTAGKSRMGQMHREKEQLIEASGMGWTFLRPGSFMSNALQWVGPIRAQGKVFTPTADGKVAPIDPKDIAAVAAVALTSSGHEGQVHELTGPELLSAHDQVRILAGILGRTLQCVDVPVTVAGENVRKSGAPDWMVEGLMELWTAIRSGNGGILKDGVQRVTGRPARTFEQWCQEHRGAFS
- a CDS encoding NIPSNAP family protein codes for the protein MTRRWIEVRSYNLKSGTRQAFHDLFTRQALPMLERWSVDVVSAGPSPQDDVSYFLIRAYDSVAHRDQSQDAFYGSDEWRQGPREAILAFIESYTSVMLEVEEATIQDLRRTGTPLPAHRAAP
- a CDS encoding DKNYY domain-containing protein: MLAHAIHHELAPTQATFDAMSLTKVVLLSLGAVVLLGVAVLFISWSFISSLFTNSYEIKNGKVLYHVAGIGLSEVTGADAETFREMRAGNHGFGEDKHGIYFHTQRLPGVDRDSFVILSEASYWSKDKNTVFYGADVLPEVDASRFRLLSPYYGTDGKSVYSGGRLIAGADPETFELVGKDGTMARDKNAWYRHEERGHMKNGTFVSDEEEAEDAESDSQAP
- a CDS encoding alpha/beta fold hydrolase, whose translation is MTTPALPSPSEVSRRQVLASGGAALGAAALSACGTVSQASGPASAPVGGSQSASDAKGFRYRTVDINGLSVFVREAGDASAPTLLLLHGFPSSSFMYRELMDALKDEFHVIAPDYPGFGHSSAPLRGEWPYTFEAITDVVDALTERLGLERYALYVQDYGAPVGFRLATRHPERITGIVTQNGNAYEQGLTPLWAPIRALWANRNDAAAEAAVRGIFTREFRKMEHTTGIKDPSRINPDAMLLDQLLLERPGIADVQLDLFYDYRTNVAAYPEWQASLRKHQPPLLAVWGKNDPGFAPEGALAFKQDVPNAAVHLVDSGHFALEDHGEVIAAHVRGFLRRISRV
- a CDS encoding TetR/AcrR family transcriptional regulator — protein: MARPVTIQDEDILKAAREVFLERGMRATSLEIAERARVSPGILFKRFKTKEALFRAAMTPQGDSERLLPIDLEARVGRGSVEDTLVELGTHLLEQFTSFTPTTMMAWSNRQDAEPGAGAHQPVASATERAAKRVREVAGYLAAEARLGRIREGDFDIVAQTFIGALWHHNFLQVMLDKVRRQPAAQQAYVRGVVHSLWVGLAPARPSRR